The Siniperca chuatsi isolate FFG_IHB_CAS linkage group LG2, ASM2008510v1, whole genome shotgun sequence genome window below encodes:
- the eogt gene encoding EGF domain-specific O-linked N-acetylglucosamine transferase — protein MLLLVALGIIFSFTVVTTEKAENTNHKPPAPLLNYSRISLPPEHVPFFLYNNKRVSKQCRMDPLCPFKDGLQDLSGCWGYEKNCVPGKRFSYPVCTKADSGWARSLEAAQELFWKQADFGYVKERLSELKTLCKASKPGDSSLRCSSHTRFCKATNLYLDLRKPRRSHERYKEDFIQTSEIGGRCRLNKRALAAEGEHKSPLQSWYAELQTYTELDFHPIEDGHCDIIIEKPTVFMKLDAGVNMYHHFCDFVNLYISQHINNSFSSDINIIMWDTSFYGYGDLFSETWRAFSDYDIIHLKTYDAKRVCFKDAFFSLLPRMRYGLFYNTPLISDCYSEGMFRAFSQHVLHRLNIPQNGPKEGRVRVTLLARSTEYRRILNQVELVNALKTVPLLEVNVVDYKYKDVPFLVQLRITHNSDIFIGMHGAGLTHLLFLPDWAVIFELYNCQDESCYRDLARLRGIRYVTWQKMDKVLPQDEGHHPTLGDHPKFTNYSFDVGEFMHLVLEAADYVTHHPKWQRRTLHEEL, from the exons ATGCTGCTCTTGGTAGCGCTGGGCatcattttttctttcactgtggTCACCACTGAGAAGGCTGAGAACACCAACCACAAACCACCAGCACCGCTACTCAACTACAGCAGGATCTCCCTGCCGCCAGAGCACGTACCCTTCTTCCTCTACAACAACAAGAGGGTCTCCAAGCAATGCCGCATGGACCCACTCTGCCCTTTTAAA GATGGGCTGCAGGATCTGTCTGGCTGTTGGGGTTATGAGAAGAACTGCGTTCCAGGGAAGCGCTTTAGCTATCCAGTCTGTACCAAAGCTGACTCTGGATG GGCCCGTTCACTGGAGGCAGCCCAGGAGCTTTTCTGGAAGCAGGCTGATTTTGGATACGTCAAGGAACGCCTCTCTGAGCTCAAAACACTCTGCAAGGCTAGCAAGCCA GGGGACTCATCATTAAGATGTAGTAGCCACACTCGCTTCTGTAAGGCAACTAACCTTTACCTGGACTTGCGTAAGCCGCGCAGAAGTCACGAGAG ATACAAGGAGGACTTCATTCAGACGAGTGAGATTGGCGGTCGTTGCAGACTGAACAAGCGAGCTCTTGCTGCCGAGGGAGAGCACAAGAGCCCCTTACAATCTTG GTATGCTGAGCTGCAGACATACACAGAGCTGGACTTTCATCCCATAGAGGAcggacactgtgacatcatcattgaAAAACCCACTGTTTTCATGAAACTGGATGCTG GGGTGAACATGTACCACCATTTCTGTGACTTTGTCAACCTCTACATCTCCCAGCATATTAACAACTCCTTTAGTTCAGATATCAACATCATCATGTGGGACACG AGTTTTTATGGTTATGGAGATCTGTTCAGTGAAACATGGAGGGCCTTCTCAGATTATGACATCATCCACCTGAAGACCTATGACGCGAAAAGA GTGTGTTTCAAAGatgccttcttctccctcctcccgaGAATGAGATATGGCCTTTTTTACAACACGCCTCTC ATCTCAGACTGCTACAGTGAAGGGATGTTTAGGGCGTTCTCCCAGCATGTCCTCCATCGACTGAACATCCCGCAAAATGGGCCAAAG GAGGGGCGTGTTCGTGTCACCCTGCTGGCACGTAGCACAGAATACAGAAGGATATTAAACCAAGTGGAG CTGGTAAATGCCCTCAAGACTGTGCCTTTACTGGAGGTCAATGTGGTGGACTACAAATACAA GGATGTTCCCTTCCTGGTGCAGTTGAGGATCACCCACAACTCTGACATCTTTATAGGGATGCACGGGGCGGGTCTCAcacacctcctcttcctccctgacTGGGCTGTCATCTTTGAGCT ATATAATTGTCAGGATGAGAGCTGCTATCGAGATTTGGCTCGGCTGCGGGGCATTCGATACGTGACTTGGCAGAAAATGGACAAAGTGCTCCCACAGGACGAG GGTCACCATCCCACCCTCGGGGACCATCCGAAGTTTACCAATTACTCCTTTGATGTGGGGGAGTTCATGCACCTTGTGCTGGAAGCAGCTGATTACGTCACACACCATCCCAAATGGCAGCGTCGTACCCTTCATGAGGAACTCTAG